Proteins from one Cicer arietinum cultivar CDC Frontier isolate Library 1 chromosome 3, Cicar.CDCFrontier_v2.0, whole genome shotgun sequence genomic window:
- the LOC101494040 gene encoding uncharacterized protein — MVEMLRREGIHGWRWRRQLFAWEEELVEQCRILLANVHLQVNVSDKWSWNNTQGVSYSLKEAYYVLQKEFFASINTPLFQDLVWHPFVQAKVSLFMWRLFQDKLPTKENLFRRGIISVEDQQCLAGCGEVEIVSHLFFVCPLFGSVWYGVLNWFALFGVFHKDAINHANQFDGLFLCGRVTRQVINLIWFAVMWAIWKLRNEAIFRSHVLNANLIIEHVKLLAWRWIRLHVKEFCYGYNQWCSQPL, encoded by the coding sequence ATGGTAGAGATGTTGCGACGGGAGGGTATTCATGGGTGGAGATGGCGGAGGCAGTTGTTTGCGTGGGAGGAGGAATTAGTGGAGCAATGTAGGATTTTATTGGCTAACGTTCATTTGCAAGTTAATGTATCTGATAAGTGGTCATGGAACAATACACAAGGAGTATCATATTCGTTAAAAGAGGCATATTATGTACTACAGAAGGAGTTTTTTGCTAGTATTAACACACCTCTATTTCAAGACCTAGTGTGGCATCCTTTTGTCCAAGCAAAAGTATCATTATTTATGTGGAGGTTGTTTCAAGATAAGTTGCCTACAAAGGAAAATTTGTTTCGTCGAGGAATCATTTCTGTTGAAGATCAACAATGTCTAGCAGGTTGTGGGGAAGTTGAAATAGTCAGTCATTTGTTCTTTGTGTGCCCTCTTTTTGGATCCGTGTGGTATGGTGTTTTGAATTGGTTTGCACTATTTGGTGTATTTCATAAGGATGCAATCAACCACGCTAACCAATTTGATGGCCTTTTCTTATGTGGACGTGTAACGCGtcaagtaattaatttaatttggtttgcGGTGATGTGGGCAATTTGGAAATTAAGAAATGAGGCGATTTTTCGTTCACATGTTTTGAATGCAAATCTTATTATTGAGCATGTCAAACTTTTAGCATGGAGATGGATCAGATTGCAtgtaaaagaattttgttatggGTATAACCAATGGTGCTCTCAGCCCTTATAG
- the LOC101491744 gene encoding proline-rich receptor-like protein kinase PERK8, protein MTSITLSPNSPPSAISPLSNGGSVVVLSPPPSSSTSTPPSPPTSSQSNQTSNSPPPSSSSSSSSPPPSSSSSSSSSSSPPPQTVPVTPPPSPSLSPPPPPPPSKTPSPATSPPPPPISPTPPIVTPPPAPPPTQTSPTLPNLSPPPPSVGSPPPSKPISPSPPPPPANVPKPPPSTNPPPAPKAEPPKTSPSPPSQASPPSVSQSPPPSPSNVVPPPSTLPSTPPPSVPSGSAPPASLPRPPTNETVPGGPAVSLPSIPTEKPTARPTVDGTRNIAANNSPSNSGGLNTGGAAAIGVVVSLFVLSLLGMTVWFVQKKKKGKGPRAEYVAPSPFTSSHNSGTLFLKPHSPANFIGSGSGSEFVNSPSEPGGVNNSRSWFTYEELNQATNGFSEQNLLGEGGFGCVYKGLLVDGREVAVKQLKIGGGQGEREFRAEVETISRVHHRHLVSLVGYCISEHQRLLVYDYVPNNTLHHHLHDEKGPVLGWPIRVKVAAGAARGIAYLHEDCHPRIIHRDIKSSNILLDRNFEALVSDFGLAKLTLDSNTHITTRVMGTFGYMAPEYATSGKLTDKSDVYSFGVVLLELITGRKPVDASQPLGDESLVEWARPQLIEALDKEDFETLVDPRLGKNYDRNEMFRMVEAAAACVRHSSVKRPRMSQVVRAFDSMDEFSDLNNGMKPGQSSVFNSSQQSAQIRMFRRMAFGSQDSSSFFNESQSSYRSRDQDSTTMFPQNKSGPWNV, encoded by the exons ATGACTTCAATCACTCTTTCACCAAATTCTCCCCCTTCTGCAATTTCTCCATTATCTAATGGTGGTAGTGTTGTTGTTCTATCACCACCCCCTTCTTCTTCTACTTCCACCCCTCCTTCACCTCCAACTTCTTCTCAATCCAATCAAACATCTAATTCCCCTCCtccttcatcatcatcatcatcatcatctcctcctccttcatcatcatcatcatcatcatcatcatcatctcctCCTCCACAAACAGTACCTGTAACTCCTCCTCCTTCCCCTTCTCtttctcctcctcctcctcctccaccATCGAAAACACCGTCACCGGCAACttctccaccaccaccaccaataTCTCCAACTCCACCAATTGTAACACCACCTCCTGCACCTCCTCCAACTCAGACTTCACCTACACTTCCAAATTTGTCCCCACCACCTCCATCAGTTGGTTCCCCTCCTCCTTCTAAACCAATTTCCCCGTCTCCACCTCCTCCTCCGGCTAATGTGCCAAAACCACCACCATCCACCAATCCTCCTCCTGCACCAAAAGCAGAGCCACCAAAAACTTCTCCTTCACCTCCTTCACAAGCATCCCCTCCATCAGTTTCACAATCTCCTCCTCCTTCACCTTCCAATGTTGTTCCACCGCCATCCACATTGCCATCAACTCCTCCTCCTTCAGTTCCTTCAGGATCTGCACCTCCAGCTTCTTTGCCTCGTCCCCCTACTAACGAAACGGTACCTGGTGGTCCAGCTGTTTCATTGCCTTCTATTCCGACTGAGAAACCGACTGCTAGACCAACTGTTGATGGAACTCGTAATATAGCTGCAAACAACTCACCTTCCAATTCAGGAGGGTTGAATACCGGAGGAGCTGCTGCGATTGGTGTGGTAGTTAGTTTATTTGTCCTCAGCCTTCTTGGTATGACTGTTTGGTTTgtacagaaaaagaagaagggaAAAGGGCCAAGAGCTGAATATGTCGCACCTTCGCCGTTTACCTCGTCTCATAATTCAG GTACCTTGTTCTTGAAGCCACACTCTCCAGCCAATTTTATAGGTAGTGGCAGCGGTAGTGAATTTGTGAATTCACCATCAGAGCCAGGTGGAGTAAATAATTCAAGATCATGGTTCACGTATGAAGAACTTAACCAAGCAACAAACGGATTTTCAGAGCAGAATCTGTTGGGAGAAGGTGGATTTGGTTGTGTCTACAAAGGTTTGCTTGTAGATGGAAGAGAGGTAGCTGTGAAACAGCTTAAAATTGGTGGTGGACAAGGGGAACGCGAATTCAGAGCAGAAGTTGAGACTATTAGTCGAGTACATCATCGTCATCTGGTTTCTTTGGTTGGTTATTGTATATCTGAACATCAAAGGTTGCTTGTCTACGACTATGTTCCCAACAATACCCTTCATCACCATCTACATG atGAAAAAGGACCCGTTTTGGGTTGGCCTATCAGAGTTAAGGTTGCCGCTGGTGCAGCTCGTGGAATAGCTTACCTACATGAAGATT gCCATCCACGCATTATTCATCGAGATATCAAGTCATCAAACATCCTTCTCGATCGCAACTTTGAAGCTCTA GTTTCAGATTTTGGGCTTGCAAAATTAACATTGGATTCAAACACACACATAACTACACGCGTAATGGGAACTTTTGG CTATATGGCACCAGAATATGCCACAAGTGGGAAATTGACTGACAAGTCTGATGTATATTCCTTTGGTGTTGTGCTTTTGGAGCTAATTACCGGTCGGAAACCTGTAGATGCCTCTCAGCCACTTGGTGATGAGAGCCTAGTTGAATGG GCTCGACCTCAATTGATCGAAGCACTCGATAAAGAGGACTTTGAAACTTTGGTGGATCCAAGACTAGGAAAGAATTACGATAGAAACGAAATGTTTAGGATGGTCGAGGCTGCCGCAGCCTGCGTGCGTCATTCCTCAGTTAAGCGGCCACGAATGAGTCAG GTAGTGAGAGCTTTTGATTCGATGGACGAGTTTTCGGATCTGAATAATGGAATGAAACCAGGGCAGAGTTCAGTGTTTAATTCTTCACAGCAATCTGCACAGATCAGAATGTTTAGGAGGATGGCTTTTGGAAGCCAAGATAGTTCCAGTTTCTTTAATGAGTCTCAAAGTAGCTATAGGAGTAGAGATCAAGATTCTACAACTATGTTCCCCCAAAATAAATCTGGGCCTTGGAATGTTTGA
- the LOC101491429 gene encoding uncharacterized protein: MYVVCSSTNTQVLILNSTSPLTSLSHRRITKIYTPNSINKVVVGVGRKWMVVNNSGENKSVTTTTHFDDNVVDSASTVVRNFYEGINTHDVDSVAYLIAENCVYEDLVFPNPFVGRKEIIEFFKKFTESTSIDLQFVIDDLSMEDSSSVGVIWHLEWKGKQFPFSKGCSFYRLEVINGKRQITYGRDSVEPAIKPGDATLAVIKSVTWLLQRFPQLADRL, translated from the exons ATGTATGTGGTGTGTAGTTCCACCAACACTCAAGTGCTAATTTTGAACTCAACTTCACCTTTAACTTCTTTGTCACATAGAAGAATCACCAAAATCTATACTCCAAATTCAATTAACAAGGTTGTTGTTGGAGTTGGAAGAAAATGGATGGTGGTTAATAATAGTGGTGAAAATAAATCAGTTACAACTACCACACATTTTGATGATAACGTTGTAGATTCAGCTTCAACGGTTGTTAGAAATTTCTATGAGGGAATCAATACACATGATGTGGATTCTGTGGCGTACCTTATAGCTGAAAATTGTGTTTATGAAGATCTTGTCTTTCCCAATCCCTTTGTGGGTCGTAAG GAAATTATAGAGTTCTTCAAAAAGTTCACTGAATCTACGAGCATAGATTTGCAGTTTGTTATAGATGATTTGTCTATGGAGGACTCATCATCTGTTGGGGTGATTTGGCATTTAG AATGGAAAGGAAAACAATTTCCCTTTAGCAAAGGATGCAGTTTTTATCGTTTGGAGGTGATCAATGGCAAGAGACAAATAAC ATATGGGCGAGACAGTGTTGAACCTGCAATTAAGCCTGGTGATGCAACTTTG GCAGTGATCAAGAGTGTGACATGGCTTCTTCAACGATTTCCTCAGTTGGCAGATCGGTTATAG